Proteins encoded in a region of the Elaeis guineensis isolate ETL-2024a chromosome 7, EG11, whole genome shotgun sequence genome:
- the LOC105047825 gene encoding plant cysteine oxidase 2 isoform X1 — MVEMSGRSLVSVLLVFFLSLLVPSEAEPVDPRSHELRSFGVGDPRKAAASRRGDKMRPEDVGLSSDLLFFKSRNAVNRAPRITYSTVYKCNNFSMCIFFLPPTAVIPLHNHPGMTVFSKLLVGSMHIKSYDWVDPVIISTDSKPSSQLRLAKLVVDSEFTAPCNTCILYPTSGGNMHTFRAMTPCAVLDVLGPPYSKEDDRDCTYYHDHPYSSFSDYDSAQQGKYDHLRWLEEIDIPKNLKMDGVEYLGPQILDD; from the exons ATGGTGGAGATGAGCGGCAGGTCGCTTGTCTCGGTCCTTCTCGTCTTTTTCTTGTCCCTGCTCGTTCCTTCGGAGGCTGAACCTGTAGACCCTCGATCCCACGAGCTCCGTTCATTTGGAGTCGGAGATCCAAGAAAAGCAGCAGCTAGCAGGAGAGGGG ACAAAATGAGACCAGAGGATGTTGGTCTAAGCTCTGATTTACTATTCTTCAAGTCTAGGAATGCTGTTAACAGAGCTCCACGGATTACATATTCAACAGTGTACAAGTGCAATAACTTTTCG ATGTGTATATTCTTCTTGCCCCCAACAGCAGTAATTCCTCTTCACAACCATCCAGGGATGACTGTTTTTAGCAAACTACTTGTGGGGTCAATGCACATAAAATCGTATGACTGGGTTGATCCAGTTATAATATCAACTGACTCCAAGCCCTCATCTCAgc TGAGACTGGCAAAATTGGTGGTTGATTCCGAATTCACTGCCCCATGTAATACATGTATTCTCTATCCAACTTCTGGAGGGAACATGCACACATTCAGAGCCATGACACCATGTGCGGTGCTTGATGTCCTAGGACCCCCTTACTCGAAAGAAGATGACCGTGACTGCACATATTACCATGATCATCCTTACTCCAGCTTTTCAG ATTATGATTCTGCCCAACAAGGAAAGTATGATCATCTCAGATGGTTGGAAGAGATCGACATTCCCAAGAACTTGAAAATGGATGGTGTGGAATATCTTGGCCCGCAGATACTTGATGATTGA
- the LOC105047825 gene encoding plant cysteine oxidase 2 isoform X2, translating into MKVEEKMRGVGGGQAANGRSRRRRRRRNGEDEAEEEMMRKRTTRRVQASSTTIQRLFVACRTAFKGPGTVPHPDDVHVLRLLLDKMRPEDVGLSSDLLFFKSRNAVNRAPRITYSTVYKCNNFSMCIFFLPPTAVIPLHNHPGMTVFSKLLVGSMHIKSYDWVDPVIISTDSKPSSQLRLAKLVVDSEFTAPCNTCILYPTSGGNMHTFRAMTPCAVLDVLGPPYSKEDDRDCTYYHDHPYSSFSDYDSAQQGKYDHLRWLEEIDIPKNLKMDGVEYLGPQILDD; encoded by the exons ATGAAGGTCGAGGAGAagatgagaggagtaggaggaggaCAGGCAGCGAACGGgaggagtaggaggaggaggaggaggaggaatggAGAGGATGAGGCGGAGGAGGAGATGATGAGGAAGAGGACGACGCGGCGGGTGCAGGCTTCCTCCACCACCATCCAGAGGCTGTTCGTCGCATGCCGGACGGCCTTCAAAGGCCCGGGCACCGTCCCCCACCCAGATGACGTCCATGTCCTGCGCCTTCTCCTTG ACAAAATGAGACCAGAGGATGTTGGTCTAAGCTCTGATTTACTATTCTTCAAGTCTAGGAATGCTGTTAACAGAGCTCCACGGATTACATATTCAACAGTGTACAAGTGCAATAACTTTTCG ATGTGTATATTCTTCTTGCCCCCAACAGCAGTAATTCCTCTTCACAACCATCCAGGGATGACTGTTTTTAGCAAACTACTTGTGGGGTCAATGCACATAAAATCGTATGACTGGGTTGATCCAGTTATAATATCAACTGACTCCAAGCCCTCATCTCAgc TGAGACTGGCAAAATTGGTGGTTGATTCCGAATTCACTGCCCCATGTAATACATGTATTCTCTATCCAACTTCTGGAGGGAACATGCACACATTCAGAGCCATGACACCATGTGCGGTGCTTGATGTCCTAGGACCCCCTTACTCGAAAGAAGATGACCGTGACTGCACATATTACCATGATCATCCTTACTCCAGCTTTTCAG ATTATGATTCTGCCCAACAAGGAAAGTATGATCATCTCAGATGGTTGGAAGAGATCGACATTCCCAAGAACTTGAAAATGGATGGTGTGGAATATCTTGGCCCGCAGATACTTGATGATTGA
- the LOC105047824 gene encoding heme oxygenase 1, chloroplastic, whose amino-acid sequence MASTLHISQSHAFSPTAAVAHVKPFVSLPPRNPIFQSWHPLRHRRGRVSECPPHRGLFLRFRTPFVVFAATMAEMPKKDRSSAKGFVEEMRAVAMKLHTRDQAKEGEKEPDSPPVVKWEPSLQGYLRFLVDSKLVYDTLETIVHKASHPWYAEFRDTGLERSEKLTKDLEWFKEQGHVIPEPSSSGISYACYLEELSEKDPQAFICHFYNVYFAHTAGGRIIGKKVAEKILNNEELEFYKWDGDLSQLLQNVREKLNQVASSWSTEEKNHCLEETEKSFKFSGEILRLILS is encoded by the exons ATGGCTTCTACGCTACACATCTCCCAGTCCCACGCCTTCTCCCCCACCGCTGCAGTGGCCCACGTCAAGCCTTTCGTCTCCCTACCTCCTCGGAACCCTATCTTCCAGTCCTGGCACCCCCTCCGCCACCGCCGCGGCAGAGTCAGCGAGTGCCCGCCCCATCGCGGGTTGTTCCTCAGGTTCCGGACCCCCTTCGTCGTCTTCGCGGCCACGATGGCGGAGATGCCCAAGAAGGACCGGTCCTCCGCCAAGGGGTTCGTGGAGGAGATGCGGGCCGTCGCCATGAAGCTGCATACGAGGGACCAGGCCAAGGAAGGGGAGAAGGAACCTGATTCCCCCCCTGTCGTTAAGTGGGAGCCCTCTCTCCAGGGCTATCTCAGGTTCCTCGTCGACAGCAAGCTGGTCTACGACACCCTCGAGACCATCGTCCACAAGGCATCCCATCCCTGGT ATGCTGAATTCAGGGACACAGGATTAGAAAGGTCAGAGAAATTGACGAAGGATCTAGAATGGTTCAAGGAACAGGGTCATGTCATTCCTGAACCATCTTCTTCTGGGATTTCTTATGCTTGTTATCTGGAAGAGCTGTCAGAAAAAGATCCTCAAGCATTCATCTGCCATTTTTACAATGTATATTTTGCTCATACTGCTGGTGGTCGAATTATTGGCAAAAAG GTGGCTGAGAAGATCTTGAACAACGAGGAGCTGGAATTCTACAAGTGGGATGGGGATCTCTCCCAACTGTTGCAGAATGTGAGAGAGAAGCTTAACCAAGTTGCTTCT AGCTGGTCTACAGAGGAGAAGAACCATTGCTTGGAGGAGACTGAAAAGTCATTCAAATTTTCAGGAGAGATACTCCGTTTAATACTGTCTTAA